Proteins from one Vulgatibacter sp. genomic window:
- a CDS encoding class I SAM-dependent RNA methyltransferase, with translation MHHFFVITPPGLEGVGAAEARSLGLADARPVPGGVVCSGDRCDLLRLHLGARIASRILLRIWEGPLPALQRLSSAVDFGALLPDGGTFAVDESGGGSRPAELIRPVGEAILRQVPAARWGDGADAQRFLVRLDRGHVTVSADATGEHLHLRGYRQETGVAPLRENLAAGILALAGWEGSTPLFDPMCGSGTFLVEGALAALRRPPGAERTFACERWPWLDPELVAEERDALRAQERQAPPAPIHGSDKNAGALGVARRNAQRAGVFEHLHLARADATTVEPPSGPGLLVTNPPYGRRVGEEREMEELYRRFGRRLAQRFGGWRVAVLFADPRLEAALGLPKATGHALRNGGIPCRLVVADI, from the coding sequence GTGCACCACTTCTTCGTCATCACCCCGCCCGGCCTCGAAGGGGTCGGCGCCGCGGAGGCGAGGTCCCTCGGCCTCGCCGACGCCCGCCCCGTGCCCGGCGGCGTCGTCTGCAGCGGCGATCGCTGCGATCTGCTCCGCCTCCACCTCGGCGCCCGGATCGCCTCCCGGATCCTCCTCCGGATCTGGGAGGGCCCGCTGCCTGCGCTGCAGCGGCTTTCGAGCGCCGTCGACTTCGGCGCGCTGCTGCCGGACGGCGGCACCTTCGCGGTGGACGAGAGCGGCGGCGGATCGCGCCCCGCCGAGCTGATCCGGCCGGTGGGGGAGGCGATCCTGCGGCAGGTCCCCGCCGCCCGCTGGGGCGACGGCGCCGACGCGCAGCGCTTCCTCGTGCGGCTCGATCGCGGCCACGTCACCGTCAGCGCGGACGCCACCGGCGAGCACCTCCACCTCCGTGGCTACCGGCAGGAGACCGGCGTAGCGCCGCTGCGGGAGAACCTCGCCGCGGGCATCCTCGCGCTGGCGGGCTGGGAAGGATCGACGCCCCTCTTCGACCCGATGTGCGGCAGCGGCACCTTCCTCGTCGAAGGGGCCCTCGCCGCGCTGCGCAGGCCGCCAGGCGCAGAGCGCACCTTCGCCTGCGAGCGCTGGCCCTGGCTCGACCCCGAGCTGGTCGCCGAGGAGCGGGACGCGCTCCGGGCGCAGGAGCGGCAGGCGCCGCCCGCCCCGATCCACGGCAGCGACAAGAACGCAGGCGCCCTCGGCGTCGCCCGCCGCAACGCGCAGCGGGCCGGCGTCTTCGAGCACCTCCACCTCGCCCGGGCGGACGCCACCACGGTGGAGCCGCCCTCCGGGCCGGGGCTGCTGGTGACCAACCCGCCCTACGGCAGGCGTGTCGGTGAGGAGCGCGAGATGGAGGAGCTCTACCGCCGGTTCGGCAGGAGGCTCGCCCAACGCTTCGGCGGCTGGCGGGTGGCAGTGCTCTTCGCCGATCCGCGGCTCGAGGCAGCCCTCGGCCTGCCGAAAGCCACCGGCCATGCGCTGCGCAACGGCGGCATCCCCTGCAGGCTGGTGGTGGCGGATATCTGA
- a CDS encoding DNA-3-methyladenine glycosylase family protein yields MKPKHARPAVAHLRKADPVLARVIEEVGPCRLTLRTEGSHFHALLRSVLWQQLSGKAAATIHERLRALYGGRDPEPEELLATPEEALRAAGVSRQKQGYLKDLAAKVASGQLPLAAVEQLPDEAIVEALAAVKGVGRWTVQMFLLFRLGRPDVLPCADLGIQKGIQRAYELPALPKPADVERHGAPWRPYASVASWYLWKSLDTVVPD; encoded by the coding sequence ATGAAGCCGAAGCACGCCCGCCCCGCCGTCGCCCACCTCCGCAAGGCCGATCCCGTCCTCGCCCGTGTGATCGAAGAGGTGGGCCCGTGCAGGCTCACCCTCCGCACCGAGGGCAGCCACTTCCACGCCCTCCTCCGCTCGGTGCTCTGGCAGCAGCTCTCCGGCAAGGCCGCCGCCACCATCCACGAGAGGCTCCGCGCCCTCTACGGCGGCAGGGATCCCGAGCCGGAGGAGCTCCTCGCCACCCCGGAGGAGGCCCTGCGCGCCGCAGGCGTCTCCCGGCAGAAGCAGGGCTACCTCAAGGACCTGGCGGCGAAGGTGGCGAGCGGCCAGCTCCCCCTCGCCGCGGTGGAGCAGCTCCCCGACGAGGCGATCGTCGAGGCCCTCGCAGCGGTTAAGGGCGTGGGGCGGTGGACCGTGCAGATGTTCCTGCTCTTCCGCCTCGGGCGCCCCGACGTGCTCCCCTGCGCCGACCTCGGGATCCAGAAGGGGATCCAGCGCGCGTACGAGCTCCCCGCCCTGCCGAAGCCCGCCGACGTCGAGCGCCACGGCGCCCCCTGGCGTCCCTACGCCAGCGTGGCCTCCTGGTACCTCTGGAAGAGCCTCGACACGGTGGTGCCGGACTGA
- a CDS encoding dicarboxylate/amino acid:cation symporter encodes MTERSAHRNASAWLLPGLMLAGAVLGLVVGAVLGERWTEKALEPLVLGIRLCGVIFLALLKGLIVPLVVTSVITGITRMGDLRKVGRLAGLTAGYFAFTSFLAVLTGMVVVNLVQPGKRGGAGAAPTEIPEAASAAAQSTAQAVYDVIGGMFPSNLFAAAAEGNILGLIVFSLIFGVVLALEGLRARPLVEVIDVANEALLRLVRYVIWLAPIGIFGLVADRIGKAGGGDAIWSEVQRLGWYALAVMLALSIHALVTLPLLLRFLGKRNPARYAGGMADSLITAVGTASSAATMPITLRCVMHENGVSRRAADLVIPLGTTVNMDGTALYEAVAVIFIAQTMGLDLSLSQQLVILVTATLAAVGAAAIPEAGLVTMVIVLGAVGLPAEGIGLLLSIDWVLDRFRTGVNVWGDSVGAGIIDRFVPPEPAAEPAALDVAGPAPSRSSI; translated from the coding sequence ATGACGGAGAGAAGCGCCCACCGCAACGCCTCGGCCTGGCTGCTGCCGGGCCTGATGCTCGCAGGCGCGGTGCTCGGCCTCGTCGTGGGCGCGGTGCTGGGCGAGCGGTGGACGGAGAAGGCGCTCGAGCCCCTCGTCCTCGGCATCCGCCTCTGCGGCGTCATCTTCCTCGCGCTGCTCAAGGGGCTGATCGTTCCGCTCGTGGTCACCTCGGTGATCACGGGGATCACGCGGATGGGCGATCTCCGCAAAGTGGGACGCCTCGCCGGGCTGACGGCGGGCTACTTCGCCTTCACCTCCTTCCTCGCGGTGCTCACCGGGATGGTGGTGGTGAACCTCGTCCAGCCGGGCAAGCGCGGCGGGGCTGGAGCAGCTCCCACCGAGATCCCCGAGGCGGCGAGCGCCGCTGCGCAGAGCACGGCGCAGGCGGTCTACGACGTGATCGGCGGGATGTTCCCCTCGAACCTCTTCGCCGCAGCGGCGGAGGGGAACATCCTCGGCCTCATCGTCTTCAGCCTGATCTTCGGCGTCGTCCTCGCGCTGGAGGGGCTGCGGGCCCGGCCGCTGGTCGAGGTGATCGACGTGGCCAACGAGGCGCTGCTGCGCCTGGTGCGCTACGTGATCTGGCTGGCGCCGATCGGCATCTTCGGCCTCGTCGCCGACCGGATCGGCAAGGCCGGCGGCGGCGACGCGATCTGGAGCGAGGTGCAGCGCCTCGGCTGGTACGCGCTGGCGGTGATGCTGGCGCTCTCGATCCACGCGCTGGTCACGCTGCCGCTCCTGCTCCGCTTCCTCGGCAAACGCAACCCGGCCCGCTACGCAGGGGGGATGGCCGATTCGCTCATCACCGCGGTGGGCACCGCCTCCTCCGCGGCGACGATGCCGATCACCCTGCGCTGCGTGATGCACGAGAACGGCGTCTCCCGCAGGGCCGCCGACCTGGTGATCCCGCTCGGCACCACCGTCAACATGGACGGCACCGCGCTCTACGAGGCGGTGGCGGTGATCTTCATCGCCCAGACCATGGGGCTCGATCTCTCGCTGTCGCAGCAGCTGGTGATCCTCGTCACCGCCACCCTGGCTGCAGTCGGCGCTGCGGCGATCCCGGAGGCGGGGCTGGTGACGATGGTGATCGTACTCGGCGCCGTGGGCCTGCCCGCCGAGGGCATCGGCCTGCTCCTCTCCATCGACTGGGTGCTCGATCGCTTCCGCACCGGCGTCAACGTCTGGGGCGACTCGGTGGGCGCCGGGATCATCGATCGCTTCGTCCCGCCGGAGCCTGCAGCAGAGCCGGCGGCGCTGGACGTCGCGGGGCCCGCGCCCAGCCGCTCCTCGATCTAA
- a CDS encoding amidohydrolase family protein, whose amino-acid sequence MIRLLLPLALLLAACGSHKPVLVTPPDTHAAAPPTLFTNVRVFDGIDDFLREPMDVLVVGGRVVGMATAGVHPPPPDVEVVDGTGRTLLPGLVDMHVRIGGPEAAWAPRIEEPELQAEALIYSGVTSVIVVGHDSDLRGLQGAITDGRVAGPRLHRATRVVAEKGSGKVPDGTSRWVIEPFRTGAEVQEVDSPRDASRAARRDLEYRDSDYVLVDASSLPKGAPVLEGKAIEAVVAEANQYEKRVYALAAGPEDAARAADAGVAVLLHTPWESVLTPEQVQRIAFGGTPVVSTLRTWPALLESLEGERKLEGLEAEVIRAGHSGDDEVGGLSEADRAAAERAVASVQENVRRLHEAGAPLLVGTAAGTPGVIHGASIHDEMEALVALGLRPEEVLYMATSGPVRFLDPTARFGVISPGSYADLVLVEGDPTEDIRATRNIVGVWQAGRRLERRTPGWAPASAAPEEER is encoded by the coding sequence ATGATCCGCCTGCTCCTGCCCCTGGCCCTGCTGCTCGCCGCCTGCGGCTCCCACAAGCCGGTGCTGGTGACGCCGCCCGACACCCACGCGGCGGCGCCCCCGACCCTCTTCACCAACGTCCGGGTCTTCGACGGCATCGACGACTTCCTCCGCGAGCCGATGGACGTGCTGGTGGTGGGCGGCCGCGTGGTGGGGATGGCCACCGCCGGCGTCCACCCGCCGCCGCCCGACGTCGAGGTGGTGGACGGCACCGGCCGCACCCTCCTGCCGGGGCTGGTCGACATGCACGTGCGCATCGGCGGCCCCGAGGCTGCGTGGGCGCCGCGGATCGAGGAGCCCGAGCTCCAGGCGGAGGCGCTGATCTACAGCGGCGTCACCTCGGTAATCGTGGTGGGCCACGACTCCGATCTGCGCGGCCTGCAGGGTGCGATCACCGACGGCAGGGTCGCCGGCCCGCGGCTCCACCGGGCCACCCGGGTGGTGGCGGAGAAGGGAAGCGGCAAGGTGCCGGACGGCACCAGCCGCTGGGTGATCGAGCCCTTCCGCACCGGTGCCGAGGTGCAGGAGGTCGACTCGCCGCGGGACGCCTCCCGCGCGGCACGCCGCGACCTCGAATACCGTGACTCCGACTACGTGCTCGTCGACGCCTCGTCCCTGCCGAAGGGAGCGCCGGTCCTGGAGGGCAAGGCGATCGAGGCGGTGGTGGCGGAGGCGAACCAATACGAGAAGCGGGTCTACGCCCTGGCCGCAGGGCCGGAGGACGCTGCCCGTGCGGCGGATGCGGGGGTGGCGGTGCTCCTCCACACGCCGTGGGAGTCGGTGCTCACCCCGGAGCAGGTGCAGCGGATCGCCTTCGGCGGCACGCCGGTGGTGAGCACGCTGCGCACCTGGCCGGCGCTCCTCGAGAGCCTCGAGGGCGAGCGCAAGCTGGAGGGTCTCGAGGCGGAGGTGATCCGCGCCGGCCATTCCGGCGACGACGAGGTGGGCGGGCTCTCCGAGGCGGATCGCGCCGCTGCGGAGCGGGCGGTGGCTTCGGTGCAGGAGAACGTGCGGCGGCTCCACGAGGCGGGGGCGCCGCTCCTCGTGGGCACCGCAGCCGGCACCCCGGGCGTGATCCACGGCGCCTCGATCCACGACGAGATGGAGGCGCTGGTGGCGCTGGGGCTGCGGCCGGAGGAGGTGCTCTACATGGCCACGTCCGGGCCGGTGCGCTTCCTCGATCCCACCGCGCGCTTCGGGGTGATCAGCCCCGGCTCCTACGCCGACCTGGTGCTGGTGGAGGGTGATCCCACCGAGGACATCCGCGCCACCCGCAACATCGTCGGCGTGTGGCAGGCGGGGCGCAGGCTCGAACGCCGCACGCCGGGCTGGGCCCCTGCCTCTGCGGCGCCGGAGGAGGAGCGCTGA
- a CDS encoding superoxide dismutase: MHDEQKTNEPTRRQMLGLVAGAALAAPLLGATEALAAPADEKKKAPPPKGAAGGGTKMRPYELPPLPYAKNALGGYLSAEILELHHGKHHAGYVKGLNDTLAQLQEAQKKGDFSKIKPLERALAFHGSGHVLHTLYWNSMSPKGGGNPTGALKSAIETSFGSVDACRKQLAAAAKAGEASAWGVLAWEPLGNRLVTLAAENHQNQGFQGSVPLLVIDVWEHAYYLKYKADRGSYVDKFFDVANWDFAAQRLAQAQQAPLFG; the protein is encoded by the coding sequence ATGCACGACGAGCAGAAGACGAACGAGCCCACCCGCAGGCAGATGCTGGGGCTCGTCGCCGGTGCGGCGCTGGCCGCGCCGCTTCTCGGCGCCACCGAAGCCCTTGCCGCCCCTGCGGACGAGAAGAAGAAGGCGCCGCCGCCGAAGGGCGCCGCCGGGGGGGGGACGAAGATGCGGCCCTACGAGCTGCCGCCGCTGCCCTACGCGAAGAACGCCCTCGGCGGCTACCTGAGCGCGGAGATCCTCGAGCTCCACCACGGCAAGCACCACGCCGGCTACGTGAAGGGCTTGAACGACACCCTCGCCCAGCTGCAGGAGGCGCAGAAGAAGGGCGACTTCTCGAAGATCAAGCCCCTCGAGCGCGCCCTCGCCTTCCACGGCAGTGGCCACGTGCTCCACACGCTCTACTGGAACTCGATGAGCCCGAAGGGCGGCGGCAATCCCACCGGCGCGCTCAAGAGCGCGATCGAGACGAGCTTCGGCAGCGTCGACGCCTGCCGCAAGCAGCTCGCCGCTGCGGCGAAGGCAGGGGAGGCCAGCGCCTGGGGCGTGCTGGCCTGGGAGCCGCTGGGCAACCGGCTGGTGACGCTCGCCGCGGAGAACCACCAGAACCAGGGCTTCCAGGGGAGCGTCCCGCTCCTGGTGATCGACGTGTGGGAGCACGCCTACTACCTGAAGTACAAGGCCGACCGCGGCAGCTACGTCGACAAATTCTTCGACGTGGCCAATTGGGACTTCGCCGCGCAGCGCCTCGCGCAGGCGCAGCAGGCGCCGCTCTTCGGCTGA
- a CDS encoding NADH:flavin oxidoreductase/NADH oxidase, producing MAHLFEPLQLRSLTLRNRIMISPMCQYSSVDGFATDWHLVHLGSRAVGGAGLVCSEATAVEARGRISPQDLGIWDDRHVDGLARIARFVREQGAVAGIQLAHAGRKASTPRPWEKGTWVPPEAGGWVPVGPSAIPFSPTHATPTALSTAEVGEVVEAFRTAALRALEADFQVAEIHGAHGYLLHSFLSPLSNLRSDSYGGSFENRIRLLLEVTDAVRAVWPEELPVVVRISTTDWVEGGWDVEQSVELAGRLVACGVDLVDCSSGGLVPDAKIPLGPGYQVPAATRIRREAGIPVAAVGLITEAEQAEAIVREEQADLVAIARASLRDPYFPLHAAQELGVDLHWPAQYERARPR from the coding sequence ATGGCCCATCTCTTCGAGCCCCTGCAGCTGCGCAGCCTCACCCTGCGCAACCGGATCATGATCTCGCCGATGTGCCAGTACTCGTCGGTGGACGGCTTCGCCACCGACTGGCACCTCGTCCACCTCGGCTCCCGGGCGGTGGGCGGCGCGGGGCTCGTCTGCAGCGAGGCAACCGCCGTGGAGGCCCGCGGTCGGATCAGCCCGCAGGACCTCGGCATCTGGGACGATCGCCACGTGGACGGCCTCGCCCGGATCGCGCGCTTCGTGCGGGAGCAGGGCGCCGTCGCCGGCATCCAGCTCGCCCACGCGGGACGCAAGGCCTCGACGCCCCGCCCCTGGGAGAAGGGCACCTGGGTTCCGCCGGAAGCTGGCGGCTGGGTGCCGGTGGGCCCCTCGGCGATCCCCTTCTCCCCCACCCACGCCACGCCGACCGCGCTCTCCACCGCCGAGGTGGGCGAGGTGGTGGAGGCCTTCCGCACCGCGGCCCTGCGGGCGCTCGAGGCGGACTTCCAGGTGGCGGAGATCCACGGCGCCCACGGCTACCTGCTCCACTCCTTCCTCTCGCCCCTCTCCAACCTCCGCAGCGACTCGTACGGCGGCTCCTTCGAGAACCGGATCCGCCTCCTCCTCGAGGTGACCGACGCGGTGCGCGCGGTGTGGCCGGAGGAGCTGCCGGTGGTGGTGCGGATCTCCACCACCGACTGGGTCGAGGGCGGCTGGGACGTGGAGCAGTCGGTGGAGCTCGCCGGGCGCCTCGTGGCCTGCGGCGTGGATCTCGTCGACTGCTCCAGCGGCGGCCTCGTCCCCGACGCGAAGATCCCGTTGGGCCCCGGCTACCAGGTGCCCGCCGCCACCCGGATCCGCCGCGAGGCGGGGATCCCCGTGGCCGCGGTGGGGCTCATCACCGAGGCGGAGCAGGCCGAGGCGATCGTGCGGGAGGAGCAGGCGGACCTGGTGGCAATCGCGCGGGCGTCGCTGCGGGATCCCTACTTCCCCCTGCACGCGGCGCAGGAGCTCGGCGTCGATCTGCACTGGCCCGCGCAATACGAGCGCGCCAGGCCCCGTTAG
- a CDS encoding SRPBCC domain-containing protein, which yields MASEAIRLSTVVPASPQRIYDAWLDAATHAAFTNTAVMIEPGIGGSYTAGDGYIAGQTLWLDPGRLIVQSWRTSDFPEEAEDSRLEVHLEAVEGGTRVVIDHREIPAGQGNQYEEGWRHWYLAPMERWFAEHPEAAVEEAEDDREIAGADELELERATDAIDETMPIEAPEKKARKPRTPKSKSTPRTTAAKVATRRTGAGARTATARKKTAGSGATRTAKTTTRQRSGTAAGTTGRTAKTTTRRSSGTAAGTTGTRRATTKRTATKRAGAAAATTRSTTRRAGSAAERTSTAKRSPKRTTSAATPRKAAATKRTTASKTARATTSRSTTPQRERRVAGPARKTTARKATTAGKSTARKAAPRTPRPATPRRAPRKPRS from the coding sequence ATGGCTTCGGAAGCGATCCGGTTGTCCACCGTCGTCCCGGCCAGCCCGCAGCGTATCTACGATGCATGGCTGGACGCGGCGACGCACGCAGCGTTCACGAATACCGCCGTGATGATCGAACCGGGGATCGGCGGTTCCTACACGGCAGGCGACGGCTACATCGCCGGGCAGACCCTCTGGCTCGACCCGGGACGGCTCATCGTGCAGTCCTGGCGCACCTCCGATTTCCCGGAGGAGGCGGAGGATTCCCGGCTGGAGGTCCATCTCGAGGCGGTCGAAGGCGGCACCCGTGTGGTGATCGACCACCGGGAGATTCCGGCGGGCCAGGGCAACCAATACGAGGAGGGCTGGCGCCACTGGTACCTCGCGCCGATGGAGCGCTGGTTCGCGGAGCATCCGGAGGCTGCCGTGGAAGAGGCGGAGGACGATCGGGAGATCGCCGGTGCCGACGAGTTGGAGCTCGAGCGCGCGACCGATGCGATCGACGAAACGATGCCGATCGAGGCGCCGGAGAAGAAGGCCCGCAAGCCGCGGACGCCGAAGAGCAAGAGCACGCCCCGCACCACGGCGGCGAAGGTCGCGACCCGCCGGACCGGTGCCGGCGCGCGCACCGCCACCGCGCGGAAGAAGACCGCCGGCAGCGGCGCCACCAGGACCGCGAAGACCACCACCCGGCAGCGCAGCGGGACCGCAGCAGGCACCACCGGCAGAACCGCGAAGACCACAACGCGGCGGAGCAGCGGGACGGCAGCGGGCACCACCGGCACCAGGCGCGCGACCACGAAGCGCACCGCGACCAAGCGCGCAGGCGCCGCTGCGGCGACCACCCGGAGCACCACCCGCCGGGCTGGCAGCGCCGCCGAGCGCACCAGCACGGCGAAGCGCTCGCCCAAGCGCACCACCAGCGCCGCCACGCCGCGCAAGGCGGCGGCGACGAAGCGCACCACCGCGAGCAAGACCGCACGGGCCACCACCAGCCGCTCGACGACGCCGCAGCGGGAGCGCCGGGTCGCGGGCCCCGCACGGAAGACGACGGCACGGAAGGCCACCACCGCCGGCAAGAGCACCGCGCGCAAGGCAGCCCCCCGCACGCCGCGCCCCGCCACGCCCCGGCGTGCGCCGCGCAAGCCGCGGAGCTGA
- the hemH gene encoding ferrochelatase — protein sequence MTDTSLTAVVLMNLGGPDDLEAVEPYLFNIFNDRDMIQLPLGWLWQKRFARALSKKRAPESRENYEKIGGRSPILAYTQAQAQAIEAALGPGYRCYVAMRAWHPFTEEAVDQLVADGAREVVALPLYPHRSRATSYSSVAELRRVLGRKAPQLPLKEVCCWPAVPGFLDAWAHAVGETLAGIAPARREKAHVLFSAHGLPQSVVDKGDPYLAHVQLSCKGVMERLPAGTPWSLAFQSRATRVKWLEPATEHELDRLAKAGVKDVVVVPIAFVTEHIETLFELDMLLKDPAVEAGIEGYHRVLVPATAPELIAELADLVRGARKGELPLCPIPAGSKTKCALRGDKKV from the coding sequence GTGACCGACACCTCTCTGACTGCCGTGGTGCTGATGAACCTCGGCGGCCCCGACGACCTCGAGGCCGTGGAGCCCTACCTCTTCAACATCTTCAACGACCGGGACATGATCCAGCTGCCGCTCGGCTGGCTCTGGCAGAAGCGTTTCGCCCGGGCGCTGTCGAAGAAGCGGGCACCGGAGAGCCGCGAGAACTACGAGAAGATCGGCGGCCGCTCGCCGATCCTCGCGTACACGCAGGCGCAGGCGCAGGCGATCGAAGCGGCGCTCGGCCCCGGCTACCGATGCTACGTCGCGATGCGCGCGTGGCATCCCTTCACCGAAGAGGCGGTGGACCAGCTCGTGGCAGACGGCGCCAGGGAGGTGGTGGCGCTGCCGCTCTATCCCCACCGTTCCCGGGCCACCTCCTATTCGTCGGTGGCGGAGCTGCGCCGCGTGCTCGGCAGGAAGGCGCCGCAGCTCCCGCTGAAAGAGGTCTGCTGCTGGCCCGCGGTGCCGGGCTTCCTCGACGCCTGGGCCCACGCGGTGGGCGAGACGCTCGCCGGGATCGCGCCGGCGCGCCGCGAGAAGGCCCACGTGCTCTTCAGCGCCCACGGCCTGCCGCAGTCGGTGGTCGACAAGGGCGACCCCTACCTCGCCCACGTGCAGCTCTCCTGCAAGGGCGTGATGGAGCGCCTGCCTGCGGGGACGCCGTGGTCGCTGGCGTTCCAGAGCCGCGCCACCCGGGTGAAGTGGCTCGAGCCCGCCACCGAGCACGAGCTCGACAGGCTGGCGAAGGCCGGGGTGAAGGACGTGGTGGTGGTGCCGATCGCCTTCGTCACCGAGCACATCGAGACGCTCTTCGAGCTCGACATGCTGCTCAAGGATCCGGCGGTGGAGGCGGGGATCGAGGGCTACCACCGGGTGCTCGTGCCGGCGACGGCGCCGGAGCTGATCGCCGAGCTGGCGGACCTGGTGCGCGGGGCGCGGAAGGGCGAGCTGCCGCTCTGCCCGATCCCCGCAGGCTCGAAGACGAAGTGCGCGCTGCGGGGCGACAAGAAGGTCTGA
- the egtD gene encoding L-histidine N(alpha)-methyltransferase, with amino-acid sequence MERARLQEMERREPGTRMEVDVHVRPGAGSTLAADVAAGLGRVPKTLPAKHFYDDRGSQLFDRICDTPEYYQTRTEQALLERIAPGLLADLRPTDLVELGSGAARKTRALLDAAQALDLGCRYVPFDVSEGMLRHSAVQLLAAYPWLHIHGVVGDYDHHLDRIPKGDRRLIVFLGGTIGNFPDGEAQRFLSRIAATMGPGDRLLLGTDLVKDRALLHAAYNDAAGVTAAFNKNVLHVINRELGAGFDVDRFEHVAFFNEAEKQIEMHLRALGRMEVEIPALGLTVPFADGETIHTEISRKFTNETVADLYARSGLEMTGWNVPENGHFAISVARRAG; translated from the coding sequence GTGGAGCGCGCACGTTTGCAGGAGATGGAGCGGCGGGAGCCGGGCACGCGGATGGAGGTGGACGTGCACGTCCGCCCGGGCGCGGGCTCGACCCTGGCGGCGGACGTGGCGGCGGGGCTCGGCAGGGTGCCGAAGACGCTGCCGGCCAAGCATTTCTACGACGACCGGGGCTCGCAGCTCTTCGACCGGATCTGCGACACGCCGGAGTACTACCAGACGCGCACGGAGCAGGCCCTCCTCGAGCGAATCGCCCCGGGCCTCCTCGCCGACCTGCGTCCCACCGACCTGGTGGAGCTGGGCAGCGGCGCCGCCCGCAAGACCCGCGCCCTCCTCGACGCGGCGCAGGCGCTCGATCTCGGCTGCCGCTACGTCCCCTTCGACGTGAGCGAGGGGATGCTCCGCCACAGCGCGGTGCAGCTCCTCGCCGCCTATCCCTGGCTCCACATCCACGGCGTGGTCGGCGACTACGACCACCACCTCGACCGGATCCCGAAGGGCGATCGGCGCCTCATCGTCTTCCTCGGCGGCACCATCGGCAACTTCCCCGACGGCGAGGCCCAGCGGTTCCTCTCGCGGATCGCCGCGACGATGGGCCCCGGCGACAGGCTCCTCCTCGGCACCGATCTGGTGAAGGATCGCGCGCTGCTCCACGCCGCCTACAACGACGCTGCAGGCGTCACCGCCGCCTTCAACAAGAACGTGCTCCACGTGATCAACCGGGAGCTCGGCGCGGGCTTCGACGTCGACCGCTTCGAGCACGTCGCCTTCTTCAACGAGGCCGAGAAGCAGATCGAGATGCACCTGCGGGCGCTCGGCCGCATGGAGGTCGAAATCCCCGCGCTCGGCCTCACCGTGCCCTTCGCCGACGGCGAGACGATCCACACCGAGATCAGCCGGAAATTCACCAACGAGACGGTGGCGGATCTCTATGCCCGCTCGGGCCTGGAGATGACCGGCTGGAACGTCCCCGAGAACGGCCATTTCGCGATCTCGGTTGCGCGCCGCGCCGGCTGA
- a CDS encoding agmatinase family protein codes for MAKIPFDPDAAAAPGAGVYGLPFTVDEAKVVLVPVPFEATTSYGAGAADGPAAVLDASRQVDLFDVEIGKVWEPGIAMLDEPAQIRAWNDEAKAAAAPIIEAGGAGEDPALQQNLALVNQRSEQVNAWVKQTVEGLLAKGKIACIVGGDHAVPFGAIEAYAARYPGLGILHLDAHADLRDAYEGFTWSHASIFHNVMERIPGVAKLVQVGIRDLGSAEHRYIRASGGKVIAHFDAQLVNERFEGTTWGEQVRRIVAELPQHVYLSFDIDGLDPTLCPHTGTPVPGGLSFQQAAALVAGVAKSGRTIVGLDLCEVAPGDEEDQWDGNVGARLLYKMIGWMLRSQQLIAAP; via the coding sequence ATGGCGAAGATCCCGTTCGATCCCGATGCAGCAGCGGCACCCGGCGCAGGTGTCTACGGCCTCCCGTTCACCGTCGACGAGGCGAAGGTCGTCCTCGTGCCGGTGCCCTTCGAGGCCACCACCTCCTACGGCGCCGGCGCCGCCGACGGCCCCGCCGCCGTGCTCGACGCCTCGCGGCAGGTCGATCTCTTCGACGTGGAGATCGGCAAGGTCTGGGAGCCGGGGATCGCCATGCTCGACGAGCCCGCACAGATCCGCGCCTGGAACGACGAGGCCAAGGCAGCGGCCGCGCCGATCATCGAGGCCGGTGGCGCCGGCGAGGATCCGGCGCTGCAGCAGAACCTCGCCCTCGTGAACCAGCGCAGCGAGCAGGTGAACGCCTGGGTGAAGCAGACGGTGGAAGGGCTCCTCGCGAAGGGGAAGATCGCCTGCATCGTCGGCGGCGATCACGCGGTGCCCTTCGGCGCCATCGAGGCCTACGCCGCGCGTTATCCCGGCCTCGGCATCCTCCACCTCGACGCCCACGCCGATCTGCGCGATGCCTACGAGGGCTTCACCTGGAGCCACGCGTCGATCTTCCACAACGTGATGGAGCGGATCCCCGGCGTGGCGAAGCTGGTGCAGGTGGGCATCCGCGACCTGGGCTCCGCCGAGCACCGCTACATCCGGGCGAGTGGCGGGAAGGTGATCGCGCACTTCGACGCCCAGCTGGTGAACGAGCGCTTCGAGGGGACGACGTGGGGCGAGCAGGTGCGGCGGATCGTCGCGGAGCTGCCCCAGCACGTCTACCTCTCCTTCGACATCGACGGCCTCGACCCCACCCTCTGCCCCCACACCGGCACGCCCGTGCCCGGCGGCCTCTCCTTCCAGCAGGCGGCGGCGCTGGTGGCAGGCGTGGCCAAGAGCGGCAGGACGATCGTCGGGCTCGACCTCTGCGAGGTGGCCCCCGGCGACGAGGAGGACCAGTGGGACGGCAACGTCGGCGCGCGGCTCCTCTACAAGATGATCGGCTGGATGCTCCGCTCGCAGCAGCTCATCGCCGCGCCCTGA